From Tripterygium wilfordii isolate XIE 37 chromosome 13, ASM1340144v1, whole genome shotgun sequence, the proteins below share one genomic window:
- the LOC120013053 gene encoding arginine/serine-rich coiled-coil protein 2-like isoform X2, giving the protein MHVHLCVSPMRHFTSVDFFFCVCAYVEISVSSGSRVMDSDMQMPPQENADRKTAFHKPLSDAANRKYRRHSPVGGSSSSDGSPKHGRKGSPSALSKDPAKVSMNRPRIKDDMRELDKDSGRHPYGGAADSHRHSDRHSSRSSLGYSKHDDNIRHDKHADDGEKYNYRLTSHAGRASRGSTRFDHTRQDSEYVRSRDSGDRYHRDRYDSSGNIYKEKDPSHEKQKYKGKDSSANRASSGRRHCSSNSEKERDQHRRDGRDETRDYYRRSGDYKSDRTLSYEESQEHGIERDRFKEGRKETGSQSLVKEERKIHDDREANRDRDGHGRAAGEKGENMLTFATENQESSAKKPKLFSPDKATDYDKDATATEKESSSSKQAREMDGETQGWALANVAEAATDLDSAKSAAMRAAELVNRNLVGLGVLSTDQKKKLLWGSKKNTNVEESTHPWDAPLFGDRERQEKFNKLMSLRLPWYLWPIVGCEGRCQSGAQARQPRGWWPPPSRKAKGTPAGFGEAIYCWTSKKRWPNCRLRPLSVCTCSFCNAIKIFHHILLHYSQEQCFLLFYAYLISKLALLLDISGFCNKKKIWVFLCVL; this is encoded by the exons ATGCATGTGCATTTGTGTGTCTCTCCTATGCGGCATTTTACttctgttgatttttttttttgtgtgtgtgcttaTGTTGAAATATCTGTGTCATCTGGTTCCAGGGTTATGGATTCAGATATGCAGATGCCACCCCAGGAAAATGCTGACAGGAAAACTGCATTCCATAAGCCTTTAAGTGATGCAGCTAATAGGAAGTATCGTCGGCATTCTCCAGTTGGTGGATCATCGTCATCTGATG GGAGTCCCAAGCATGGCCGTAAAGGCAGTCCATCAGCTTTAAGTAAAGATCCTGCAAAAGTCTCAATGAATCGTCCAAGAATCAAGGATGATATGAGAGAGTTAGACAAGGATTCTGGTCGACACCCTTATGGCGGAGCTGCTGATTCACATAGACACTCTGATCGTCATTCCTCCAGGAGTTCCCTTGGTTACTCTAAGCATGATGACAATATCAGACATGACAAGCATGCCGATGATGGAGAAAAATATAACTACAGGTTAACTTCTCATGCTGGTCGAGCATCTAGAGGCAGTACTCGTTTTGATCATACAAGACAAGATAGTGAGTATGTCAGGTCAAGAGACTCTGGGGACAGATATCATCGTGATAGATATGATAGTTCAGGGAATATATACAAGGAGAAAGATCCGTCTCATGAAAAGCAAAAGTACAAAGGCAAGGATTCATCAGCTAATAGAGCTTCATCTGGTAGGAGACATTGTAGCTCAAATTCAGAGAAGGAGAGGGACCAGCATAGGCGAGATGGTCGAGATGAGACAAGAGATTACTACAGGAGATCTGGGGACTACAAGAGTGATCGTACACTCTCCTATGAAGAATCCCAGGAGCATGGAATTGAAAGGGATCGCTTTAAGGAAGGTCGAAAGGAAACAGGAAGTCAAAGTCTTGTCAAGGAGGAAAGGAAGATACATGATGATCGAGAAGCTAATAGGGACAGGGATGGGCATGGTAGAGCAGCAGGAGAGAAGGGTGAGAATATGCTTACATTTGCAACTGAAAATCAAGAATCGTCTGCAAAAAAGCCAAAGCTATTTAGCCCAGATAAGGCGACTGATTATGATAAAGATG CTACAGCTACTGAAAAGGAGTCTTCAAGCTCAAAGCAAGCACGTGAGATGGATGGTGAAACACAAGGATGGGCTCTGGCAAATGTCGCAGAGGCAGCTACTGATCTAGATTCTGCAAAGTCTGCTGCGATGAGAGCTGCTGAATTAG TTAACAGGAACCTTGTCGGGTTGGGTGTTTTGTCTACTGACCAAAAGAAGAAGCTACTCTGGGGTTCGAAAAAGAACACAAATGTGGAAGAG TCTACCCATCCCTGGGATGCTCCGCTGTTTGGAGATCGTGAAAGACAGGAAAAATTCAATAAACTCATG AGTCTGAGGTTGCCTTGGTACCTATGGCCAATTGTAGGGTGTGAAGGGCGATGTCAAAGTGGAGCACAAGCCCGACAACCAAGAGGTTGGTGGCCTCCTCCAAGCCGAAAAGCAAAAGGAACTCCAGCTGGATTTGGAGAAGCAATATACTGCTGGACTTCGAAGAAGAGATGGCCGAACTGTCGGCTTAGGCCTTTAAGCGTCTGTACTTGTTCCTTCTGTAATGCCATAAAGATATTTCATCACATTTTGCTGCACTATTCGCAAGAGCAATGCTTCTTGCTCTTTTATGCCTACTTAATATCAAAACTAGCTTTGTTACTGGATATATCAGGTttttgcaacaaaaaaaaaatatgggtcTTCTTGTGTGTTCTATGA
- the LOC120013053 gene encoding serine/threonine-protein kinase fray2-like isoform X3, with protein MHVHLCVSPMRHFTSVDFFFCVCAYVEISVSSGSRVMDSDMQMPPQENADRKTAFHKPLSDAANRKYRRHSPVGGSSSSDGSPKHGRKGSPSALSKDPAKVSMNRPRIKDDMRELDKDSGRHPYGGAADSHRHSDRHSSRSSLGYSKHDDNIRHDKHADDGEKYNYRLTSHAGRASRGSTRFDHTRQDSEYVRSRDSGDRYHRDRYDSSGNIYKEKDPSHEKQKYKGKDSSANRASSGRRHCSSNSEKERDQHRRDGRDETRDYYRRSGDYKSDRTLSYEESQEHGIERDRFKEGRKETGSQSLVKEERKIHDDREANRDRDGHGRAAGEKGENMLTFATENQESSAKKPKLFSPDKATDYDKDATEKESSSSKQAREMDGETQGWALANVAEAATDLDSAKSAAMRAAELVNRNLVGLGVLSTDQKKKLLWGSKKNTNVEEQSTHPWDAPLFGDRERQEKFNKLMSLRLPWYLWPIVGCEGRCQSGAQARQPRGWWPPPSRKAKGTPAGFGEAIYCWTSKKRWPNCRLRPLSVCTCSFCNAIKIFHHILLHYSQEQCFLLFYAYLISKLALLLDISGFCNKKKIWVFLCVL; from the exons ATGCATGTGCATTTGTGTGTCTCTCCTATGCGGCATTTTACttctgttgatttttttttttgtgtgtgtgcttaTGTTGAAATATCTGTGTCATCTGGTTCCAGGGTTATGGATTCAGATATGCAGATGCCACCCCAGGAAAATGCTGACAGGAAAACTGCATTCCATAAGCCTTTAAGTGATGCAGCTAATAGGAAGTATCGTCGGCATTCTCCAGTTGGTGGATCATCGTCATCTGATG GGAGTCCCAAGCATGGCCGTAAAGGCAGTCCATCAGCTTTAAGTAAAGATCCTGCAAAAGTCTCAATGAATCGTCCAAGAATCAAGGATGATATGAGAGAGTTAGACAAGGATTCTGGTCGACACCCTTATGGCGGAGCTGCTGATTCACATAGACACTCTGATCGTCATTCCTCCAGGAGTTCCCTTGGTTACTCTAAGCATGATGACAATATCAGACATGACAAGCATGCCGATGATGGAGAAAAATATAACTACAGGTTAACTTCTCATGCTGGTCGAGCATCTAGAGGCAGTACTCGTTTTGATCATACAAGACAAGATAGTGAGTATGTCAGGTCAAGAGACTCTGGGGACAGATATCATCGTGATAGATATGATAGTTCAGGGAATATATACAAGGAGAAAGATCCGTCTCATGAAAAGCAAAAGTACAAAGGCAAGGATTCATCAGCTAATAGAGCTTCATCTGGTAGGAGACATTGTAGCTCAAATTCAGAGAAGGAGAGGGACCAGCATAGGCGAGATGGTCGAGATGAGACAAGAGATTACTACAGGAGATCTGGGGACTACAAGAGTGATCGTACACTCTCCTATGAAGAATCCCAGGAGCATGGAATTGAAAGGGATCGCTTTAAGGAAGGTCGAAAGGAAACAGGAAGTCAAAGTCTTGTCAAGGAGGAAAGGAAGATACATGATGATCGAGAAGCTAATAGGGACAGGGATGGGCATGGTAGAGCAGCAGGAGAGAAGGGTGAGAATATGCTTACATTTGCAACTGAAAATCAAGAATCGTCTGCAAAAAAGCCAAAGCTATTTAGCCCAGATAAGGCGACTGATTATGATAAAGATG CTACTGAAAAGGAGTCTTCAAGCTCAAAGCAAGCACGTGAGATGGATGGTGAAACACAAGGATGGGCTCTGGCAAATGTCGCAGAGGCAGCTACTGATCTAGATTCTGCAAAGTCTGCTGCGATGAGAGCTGCTGAATTAG TTAACAGGAACCTTGTCGGGTTGGGTGTTTTGTCTACTGACCAAAAGAAGAAGCTACTCTGGGGTTCGAAAAAGAACACAAATGTGGAAGAG CAGTCTACCCATCCCTGGGATGCTCCGCTGTTTGGAGATCGTGAAAGACAGGAAAAATTCAATAAACTCATG AGTCTGAGGTTGCCTTGGTACCTATGGCCAATTGTAGGGTGTGAAGGGCGATGTCAAAGTGGAGCACAAGCCCGACAACCAAGAGGTTGGTGGCCTCCTCCAAGCCGAAAAGCAAAAGGAACTCCAGCTGGATTTGGAGAAGCAATATACTGCTGGACTTCGAAGAAGAGATGGCCGAACTGTCGGCTTAGGCCTTTAAGCGTCTGTACTTGTTCCTTCTGTAATGCCATAAAGATATTTCATCACATTTTGCTGCACTATTCGCAAGAGCAATGCTTCTTGCTCTTTTATGCCTACTTAATATCAAAACTAGCTTTGTTACTGGATATATCAGGTttttgcaacaaaaaaaaaatatgggtcTTCTTGTGTGTTCTATGA
- the LOC120013053 gene encoding arginine/serine-rich coiled-coil protein 2-like isoform X4, protein MDSDMQMPPQENADRKTAFHKPLSDAANRKYRRHSPVGGSSSSDGSPKHGRKGSPSALSKDPAKVSMNRPRIKDDMRELDKDSGRHPYGGAADSHRHSDRHSSRSSLGYSKHDDNIRHDKHADDGEKYNYRLTSHAGRASRGSTRFDHTRQDSEYVRSRDSGDRYHRDRYDSSGNIYKEKDPSHEKQKYKGKDSSANRASSGRRHCSSNSEKERDQHRRDGRDETRDYYRRSGDYKSDRTLSYEESQEHGIERDRFKEGRKETGSQSLVKEERKIHDDREANRDRDGHGRAAGEKGENMLTFATENQESSAKKPKLFSPDKATDYDKDATATEKESSSSKQAREMDGETQGWALANVAEAATDLDSAKSAAMRAAELVNRNLVGLGVLSTDQKKKLLWGSKKNTNVEEQSTHPWDAPLFGDRERQEKFNKLMSLRLPWYLWPIVGCEGRCQSGAQARQPRGWWPPPSRKAKGTPAGFGEAIYCWTSKKRWPNCRLRPLSVCTCSFCNAIKIFHHILLHYSQEQCFLLFYAYLISKLALLLDISGFCNKKKIWVFLCVL, encoded by the exons ATGGATTCAGATATGCAGATGCCACCCCAGGAAAATGCTGACAGGAAAACTGCATTCCATAAGCCTTTAAGTGATGCAGCTAATAGGAAGTATCGTCGGCATTCTCCAGTTGGTGGATCATCGTCATCTGATG GGAGTCCCAAGCATGGCCGTAAAGGCAGTCCATCAGCTTTAAGTAAAGATCCTGCAAAAGTCTCAATGAATCGTCCAAGAATCAAGGATGATATGAGAGAGTTAGACAAGGATTCTGGTCGACACCCTTATGGCGGAGCTGCTGATTCACATAGACACTCTGATCGTCATTCCTCCAGGAGTTCCCTTGGTTACTCTAAGCATGATGACAATATCAGACATGACAAGCATGCCGATGATGGAGAAAAATATAACTACAGGTTAACTTCTCATGCTGGTCGAGCATCTAGAGGCAGTACTCGTTTTGATCATACAAGACAAGATAGTGAGTATGTCAGGTCAAGAGACTCTGGGGACAGATATCATCGTGATAGATATGATAGTTCAGGGAATATATACAAGGAGAAAGATCCGTCTCATGAAAAGCAAAAGTACAAAGGCAAGGATTCATCAGCTAATAGAGCTTCATCTGGTAGGAGACATTGTAGCTCAAATTCAGAGAAGGAGAGGGACCAGCATAGGCGAGATGGTCGAGATGAGACAAGAGATTACTACAGGAGATCTGGGGACTACAAGAGTGATCGTACACTCTCCTATGAAGAATCCCAGGAGCATGGAATTGAAAGGGATCGCTTTAAGGAAGGTCGAAAGGAAACAGGAAGTCAAAGTCTTGTCAAGGAGGAAAGGAAGATACATGATGATCGAGAAGCTAATAGGGACAGGGATGGGCATGGTAGAGCAGCAGGAGAGAAGGGTGAGAATATGCTTACATTTGCAACTGAAAATCAAGAATCGTCTGCAAAAAAGCCAAAGCTATTTAGCCCAGATAAGGCGACTGATTATGATAAAGATG CTACAGCTACTGAAAAGGAGTCTTCAAGCTCAAAGCAAGCACGTGAGATGGATGGTGAAACACAAGGATGGGCTCTGGCAAATGTCGCAGAGGCAGCTACTGATCTAGATTCTGCAAAGTCTGCTGCGATGAGAGCTGCTGAATTAG TTAACAGGAACCTTGTCGGGTTGGGTGTTTTGTCTACTGACCAAAAGAAGAAGCTACTCTGGGGTTCGAAAAAGAACACAAATGTGGAAGAG CAGTCTACCCATCCCTGGGATGCTCCGCTGTTTGGAGATCGTGAAAGACAGGAAAAATTCAATAAACTCATG AGTCTGAGGTTGCCTTGGTACCTATGGCCAATTGTAGGGTGTGAAGGGCGATGTCAAAGTGGAGCACAAGCCCGACAACCAAGAGGTTGGTGGCCTCCTCCAAGCCGAAAAGCAAAAGGAACTCCAGCTGGATTTGGAGAAGCAATATACTGCTGGACTTCGAAGAAGAGATGGCCGAACTGTCGGCTTAGGCCTTTAAGCGTCTGTACTTGTTCCTTCTGTAATGCCATAAAGATATTTCATCACATTTTGCTGCACTATTCGCAAGAGCAATGCTTCTTGCTCTTTTATGCCTACTTAATATCAAAACTAGCTTTGTTACTGGATATATCAGGTttttgcaacaaaaaaaaaatatgggtcTTCTTGTGTGTTCTATGA
- the LOC120013053 gene encoding arginine/serine-rich coiled-coil protein 2-like isoform X8: protein MNRPRIKDDMRELDKDSGRHPYGGAADSHRHSDRHSSRSSLGYSKHDDNIRHDKHADDGEKYNYRLTSHAGRASRGSTRFDHTRQDSEYVRSRDSGDRYHRDRYDSSGNIYKEKDPSHEKQKYKGKDSSANRASSGRRHCSSNSEKERDQHRRDGRDETRDYYRRSGDYKSDRTLSYEESQEHGIERDRFKEGRKETGSQSLVKEERKIHDDREANRDRDGHGRAAGEKGENMLTFATENQESSAKKPKLFSPDKATDYDKDATATEKESSSSKQAREMDGETQGWALANVAEAATDLDSAKSAAMRAAELVNRNLVGLGVLSTDQKKKLLWGSKKNTNVEEQSTHPWDAPLFGDRERQEKFNKLMSLRLPWYLWPIVGCEGRCQSGAQARQPRGWWPPPSRKAKGTPAGFGEAIYCWTSKKRWPNCRLRPLSVCTCSFCNAIKIFHHILLHYSQEQCFLLFYAYLISKLALLLDISGFCNKKKIWVFLCVL from the exons ATGAATCGTCCAAGAATCAAGGATGATATGAGAGAGTTAGACAAGGATTCTGGTCGACACCCTTATGGCGGAGCTGCTGATTCACATAGACACTCTGATCGTCATTCCTCCAGGAGTTCCCTTGGTTACTCTAAGCATGATGACAATATCAGACATGACAAGCATGCCGATGATGGAGAAAAATATAACTACAGGTTAACTTCTCATGCTGGTCGAGCATCTAGAGGCAGTACTCGTTTTGATCATACAAGACAAGATAGTGAGTATGTCAGGTCAAGAGACTCTGGGGACAGATATCATCGTGATAGATATGATAGTTCAGGGAATATATACAAGGAGAAAGATCCGTCTCATGAAAAGCAAAAGTACAAAGGCAAGGATTCATCAGCTAATAGAGCTTCATCTGGTAGGAGACATTGTAGCTCAAATTCAGAGAAGGAGAGGGACCAGCATAGGCGAGATGGTCGAGATGAGACAAGAGATTACTACAGGAGATCTGGGGACTACAAGAGTGATCGTACACTCTCCTATGAAGAATCCCAGGAGCATGGAATTGAAAGGGATCGCTTTAAGGAAGGTCGAAAGGAAACAGGAAGTCAAAGTCTTGTCAAGGAGGAAAGGAAGATACATGATGATCGAGAAGCTAATAGGGACAGGGATGGGCATGGTAGAGCAGCAGGAGAGAAGGGTGAGAATATGCTTACATTTGCAACTGAAAATCAAGAATCGTCTGCAAAAAAGCCAAAGCTATTTAGCCCAGATAAGGCGACTGATTATGATAAAGATG CTACAGCTACTGAAAAGGAGTCTTCAAGCTCAAAGCAAGCACGTGAGATGGATGGTGAAACACAAGGATGGGCTCTGGCAAATGTCGCAGAGGCAGCTACTGATCTAGATTCTGCAAAGTCTGCTGCGATGAGAGCTGCTGAATTAG TTAACAGGAACCTTGTCGGGTTGGGTGTTTTGTCTACTGACCAAAAGAAGAAGCTACTCTGGGGTTCGAAAAAGAACACAAATGTGGAAGAG CAGTCTACCCATCCCTGGGATGCTCCGCTGTTTGGAGATCGTGAAAGACAGGAAAAATTCAATAAACTCATG AGTCTGAGGTTGCCTTGGTACCTATGGCCAATTGTAGGGTGTGAAGGGCGATGTCAAAGTGGAGCACAAGCCCGACAACCAAGAGGTTGGTGGCCTCCTCCAAGCCGAAAAGCAAAAGGAACTCCAGCTGGATTTGGAGAAGCAATATACTGCTGGACTTCGAAGAAGAGATGGCCGAACTGTCGGCTTAGGCCTTTAAGCGTCTGTACTTGTTCCTTCTGTAATGCCATAAAGATATTTCATCACATTTTGCTGCACTATTCGCAAGAGCAATGCTTCTTGCTCTTTTATGCCTACTTAATATCAAAACTAGCTTTGTTACTGGATATATCAGGTttttgcaacaaaaaaaaaatatgggtcTTCTTGTGTGTTCTATGA
- the LOC120013053 gene encoding uncharacterized protein LOC120013053 isoform X1, with product MHVHLCVSPMRHFTSVDFFFCVCAYVEISVSSGSRVMDSDMQMPPQENADRKTAFHKPLSDAANRKYRRHSPVGGSSSSDGSPKHGRKGSPSALSKDPAKVSMNRPRIKDDMRELDKDSGRHPYGGAADSHRHSDRHSSRSSLGYSKHDDNIRHDKHADDGEKYNYRLTSHAGRASRGSTRFDHTRQDSEYVRSRDSGDRYHRDRYDSSGNIYKEKDPSHEKQKYKGKDSSANRASSGRRHCSSNSEKERDQHRRDGRDETRDYYRRSGDYKSDRTLSYEESQEHGIERDRFKEGRKETGSQSLVKEERKIHDDREANRDRDGHGRAAGEKGENMLTFATENQESSAKKPKLFSPDKATDYDKDATATEKESSSSKQAREMDGETQGWALANVAEAATDLDSAKSAAMRAAELVNRNLVGLGVLSTDQKKKLLWGSKKNTNVEEQSTHPWDAPLFGDRERQEKFNKLMSLRLPWYLWPIVGCEGRCQSGAQARQPRGWWPPPSRKAKGTPAGFGEAIYCWTSKKRWPNCRLRPLSVCTCSFCNAIKIFHHILLHYSQEQCFLLFYAYLISKLALLLDISGFCNKKKIWVFLCVL from the exons ATGCATGTGCATTTGTGTGTCTCTCCTATGCGGCATTTTACttctgttgatttttttttttgtgtgtgtgcttaTGTTGAAATATCTGTGTCATCTGGTTCCAGGGTTATGGATTCAGATATGCAGATGCCACCCCAGGAAAATGCTGACAGGAAAACTGCATTCCATAAGCCTTTAAGTGATGCAGCTAATAGGAAGTATCGTCGGCATTCTCCAGTTGGTGGATCATCGTCATCTGATG GGAGTCCCAAGCATGGCCGTAAAGGCAGTCCATCAGCTTTAAGTAAAGATCCTGCAAAAGTCTCAATGAATCGTCCAAGAATCAAGGATGATATGAGAGAGTTAGACAAGGATTCTGGTCGACACCCTTATGGCGGAGCTGCTGATTCACATAGACACTCTGATCGTCATTCCTCCAGGAGTTCCCTTGGTTACTCTAAGCATGATGACAATATCAGACATGACAAGCATGCCGATGATGGAGAAAAATATAACTACAGGTTAACTTCTCATGCTGGTCGAGCATCTAGAGGCAGTACTCGTTTTGATCATACAAGACAAGATAGTGAGTATGTCAGGTCAAGAGACTCTGGGGACAGATATCATCGTGATAGATATGATAGTTCAGGGAATATATACAAGGAGAAAGATCCGTCTCATGAAAAGCAAAAGTACAAAGGCAAGGATTCATCAGCTAATAGAGCTTCATCTGGTAGGAGACATTGTAGCTCAAATTCAGAGAAGGAGAGGGACCAGCATAGGCGAGATGGTCGAGATGAGACAAGAGATTACTACAGGAGATCTGGGGACTACAAGAGTGATCGTACACTCTCCTATGAAGAATCCCAGGAGCATGGAATTGAAAGGGATCGCTTTAAGGAAGGTCGAAAGGAAACAGGAAGTCAAAGTCTTGTCAAGGAGGAAAGGAAGATACATGATGATCGAGAAGCTAATAGGGACAGGGATGGGCATGGTAGAGCAGCAGGAGAGAAGGGTGAGAATATGCTTACATTTGCAACTGAAAATCAAGAATCGTCTGCAAAAAAGCCAAAGCTATTTAGCCCAGATAAGGCGACTGATTATGATAAAGATG CTACAGCTACTGAAAAGGAGTCTTCAAGCTCAAAGCAAGCACGTGAGATGGATGGTGAAACACAAGGATGGGCTCTGGCAAATGTCGCAGAGGCAGCTACTGATCTAGATTCTGCAAAGTCTGCTGCGATGAGAGCTGCTGAATTAG TTAACAGGAACCTTGTCGGGTTGGGTGTTTTGTCTACTGACCAAAAGAAGAAGCTACTCTGGGGTTCGAAAAAGAACACAAATGTGGAAGAG CAGTCTACCCATCCCTGGGATGCTCCGCTGTTTGGAGATCGTGAAAGACAGGAAAAATTCAATAAACTCATG AGTCTGAGGTTGCCTTGGTACCTATGGCCAATTGTAGGGTGTGAAGGGCGATGTCAAAGTGGAGCACAAGCCCGACAACCAAGAGGTTGGTGGCCTCCTCCAAGCCGAAAAGCAAAAGGAACTCCAGCTGGATTTGGAGAAGCAATATACTGCTGGACTTCGAAGAAGAGATGGCCGAACTGTCGGCTTAGGCCTTTAAGCGTCTGTACTTGTTCCTTCTGTAATGCCATAAAGATATTTCATCACATTTTGCTGCACTATTCGCAAGAGCAATGCTTCTTGCTCTTTTATGCCTACTTAATATCAAAACTAGCTTTGTTACTGGATATATCAGGTttttgcaacaaaaaaaaaatatgggtcTTCTTGTGTGTTCTATGA
- the LOC120013053 gene encoding arginine/serine-rich coiled-coil protein 2-like isoform X5 has product MQMPPQENADRKTAFHKPLSDAANRKYRRHSPVGGSSSSDGSPKHGRKGSPSALSKDPAKVSMNRPRIKDDMRELDKDSGRHPYGGAADSHRHSDRHSSRSSLGYSKHDDNIRHDKHADDGEKYNYRLTSHAGRASRGSTRFDHTRQDSEYVRSRDSGDRYHRDRYDSSGNIYKEKDPSHEKQKYKGKDSSANRASSGRRHCSSNSEKERDQHRRDGRDETRDYYRRSGDYKSDRTLSYEESQEHGIERDRFKEGRKETGSQSLVKEERKIHDDREANRDRDGHGRAAGEKGENMLTFATENQESSAKKPKLFSPDKATDYDKDATATEKESSSSKQAREMDGETQGWALANVAEAATDLDSAKSAAMRAAELVNRNLVGLGVLSTDQKKKLLWGSKKNTNVEEQSTHPWDAPLFGDRERQEKFNKLMSLRLPWYLWPIVGCEGRCQSGAQARQPRGWWPPPSRKAKGTPAGFGEAIYCWTSKKRWPNCRLRPLSVCTCSFCNAIKIFHHILLHYSQEQCFLLFYAYLISKLALLLDISGFCNKKKIWVFLCVL; this is encoded by the exons ATGCAGATGCCACCCCAGGAAAATGCTGACAGGAAAACTGCATTCCATAAGCCTTTAAGTGATGCAGCTAATAGGAAGTATCGTCGGCATTCTCCAGTTGGTGGATCATCGTCATCTGATG GGAGTCCCAAGCATGGCCGTAAAGGCAGTCCATCAGCTTTAAGTAAAGATCCTGCAAAAGTCTCAATGAATCGTCCAAGAATCAAGGATGATATGAGAGAGTTAGACAAGGATTCTGGTCGACACCCTTATGGCGGAGCTGCTGATTCACATAGACACTCTGATCGTCATTCCTCCAGGAGTTCCCTTGGTTACTCTAAGCATGATGACAATATCAGACATGACAAGCATGCCGATGATGGAGAAAAATATAACTACAGGTTAACTTCTCATGCTGGTCGAGCATCTAGAGGCAGTACTCGTTTTGATCATACAAGACAAGATAGTGAGTATGTCAGGTCAAGAGACTCTGGGGACAGATATCATCGTGATAGATATGATAGTTCAGGGAATATATACAAGGAGAAAGATCCGTCTCATGAAAAGCAAAAGTACAAAGGCAAGGATTCATCAGCTAATAGAGCTTCATCTGGTAGGAGACATTGTAGCTCAAATTCAGAGAAGGAGAGGGACCAGCATAGGCGAGATGGTCGAGATGAGACAAGAGATTACTACAGGAGATCTGGGGACTACAAGAGTGATCGTACACTCTCCTATGAAGAATCCCAGGAGCATGGAATTGAAAGGGATCGCTTTAAGGAAGGTCGAAAGGAAACAGGAAGTCAAAGTCTTGTCAAGGAGGAAAGGAAGATACATGATGATCGAGAAGCTAATAGGGACAGGGATGGGCATGGTAGAGCAGCAGGAGAGAAGGGTGAGAATATGCTTACATTTGCAACTGAAAATCAAGAATCGTCTGCAAAAAAGCCAAAGCTATTTAGCCCAGATAAGGCGACTGATTATGATAAAGATG CTACAGCTACTGAAAAGGAGTCTTCAAGCTCAAAGCAAGCACGTGAGATGGATGGTGAAACACAAGGATGGGCTCTGGCAAATGTCGCAGAGGCAGCTACTGATCTAGATTCTGCAAAGTCTGCTGCGATGAGAGCTGCTGAATTAG TTAACAGGAACCTTGTCGGGTTGGGTGTTTTGTCTACTGACCAAAAGAAGAAGCTACTCTGGGGTTCGAAAAAGAACACAAATGTGGAAGAG CAGTCTACCCATCCCTGGGATGCTCCGCTGTTTGGAGATCGTGAAAGACAGGAAAAATTCAATAAACTCATG AGTCTGAGGTTGCCTTGGTACCTATGGCCAATTGTAGGGTGTGAAGGGCGATGTCAAAGTGGAGCACAAGCCCGACAACCAAGAGGTTGGTGGCCTCCTCCAAGCCGAAAAGCAAAAGGAACTCCAGCTGGATTTGGAGAAGCAATATACTGCTGGACTTCGAAGAAGAGATGGCCGAACTGTCGGCTTAGGCCTTTAAGCGTCTGTACTTGTTCCTTCTGTAATGCCATAAAGATATTTCATCACATTTTGCTGCACTATTCGCAAGAGCAATGCTTCTTGCTCTTTTATGCCTACTTAATATCAAAACTAGCTTTGTTACTGGATATATCAGGTttttgcaacaaaaaaaaaatatgggtcTTCTTGTGTGTTCTATGA